A section of the Ovis canadensis isolate MfBH-ARS-UI-01 breed Bighorn chromosome 1, ARS-UI_OviCan_v2, whole genome shotgun sequence genome encodes:
- the SMIM42 gene encoding small integral membrane protein 42, whose protein sequence is MSSPQLPAFLWDKHTLTTTISDPASLVKVLFFFALLMTLVTLLILVWKVTKDKGNKSREPDQRKEATLLA, encoded by the coding sequence ATGTCTTCCCCACAGCTTCCAGCCTTCTTATGGGACAAGCATACACTGACCACTACCATATCTGATCCTGCTTCCCTGGTCAAAGTCCTCTTCTTCTTTGCACTCTTGATGACTCTGGTCACTCTACTTATCCTAGTCTGGAAGGTAACTAAAGACAAAGGCAACAAGAGCAGAGAACCAGACCAAAGAAAGGAGGCGACACTGCTGGCGTGA